One Desulfobulbus propionicus DSM 2032 DNA segment encodes these proteins:
- a CDS encoding autotransporter domain-containing protein, translated as MNLTLYASLTTVLLAPMPGLAMDLPSSFDLRDIDGHSFIGAVRDQAYCGSCYAFGTLAAAESTWNRTHGLYDQQAIDLSEAFMVWSLSPLYDGMDGCDGGLLEDPMTAMVEHGTPLESVYPYPVQEDQWTVIEQPAGQHWDAPRYTMEDWYSIPVNDVETTRRVLHAIGAVTIGVNSDREEWHDYQGGVLNDNFRVPTQVNIAALDHAVALIGYNDETGEDGLGYWILRNSWSEEWGEDGYMRLRYTTSMSNLWSFYLIAEPWSGESLHLVNTGDIQAVPWSAGGTYNAHGVDFWGGKASSVVNQGTIGAHAQSDEALTTARGIYLWGGPGGSVRNEGLITASAFSPQGQAVAYGICLQGGEIVNQGTVTAEADSDANFTLSYGIWASNGKNDLVIENSGEIVAQTGADTLKGSAGIWSENHGRTQVTNSGSISAVSGDWAIGVAFIKGPGWLENSGTITAVASSVQPLLDYQGGVGVWANTPSVIINSGTISGYNASIASYDTTRLILQSGSDLVGPAWMAGETDVVLLNGNGMENEVFYGAETLVMHGVDWSLSGHSTFGAIQVEHGRLGIDGVIGGETTVGAHGILGGNGTLTGNVTNRGTVSPGHSIGHLTIDGNYTQSSSATLGMEIGADQADRFTVTGTASLDGTLLLVPNGYTNGGSFSMLDAGSISGVFDRVQGAAILDTELLSLSPGNLSLEVSRNSYTSLAIPHNSGLATSLDRVRPSAANDFADLLDRLDLALTTSALNNALAEMTPRIHGLATTLALDDAQSRFDSLRRRMEHFDPSPESSDRAGATTAWFEFPSHHSRYEADDASFGATKNVYGLLFGLERSTADGLILGMAGALGESRYESDSSADEGENKSLHAYLYGSWNDPLTPGGWRLGAALGTGLIDFDADRSLAFAGRATHSDHEGRLFGATVQGGYDWVIGNWILGPSVGGGWVRLDEEGFQESGADSADLSLGSRASDSLLGFAGARIAYPFQWKTFALEPELRLHWWHEFNRHSDDLQSQLAGGGDMFLTPGRDLAGDSLVMGAALEARLSPSAFAHLGYDCTLQSDNGATDHALSLRLAWTF; from the coding sequence ATGAATTTGACACTGTATGCTTCATTGACCACCGTGCTCCTGGCTCCGATGCCGGGACTGGCCATGGATCTTCCTTCTTCCTTTGACCTGCGCGACATCGACGGTCACAGCTTCATCGGTGCCGTGCGCGATCAGGCCTACTGCGGCAGCTGTTATGCCTTTGGTACGCTGGCCGCAGCGGAAAGCACCTGGAACCGGACGCACGGTCTGTACGACCAGCAGGCCATCGATCTGTCCGAGGCCTTCATGGTCTGGAGTCTCAGCCCCCTGTATGACGGAATGGATGGCTGTGATGGCGGTCTGCTTGAAGATCCGATGACCGCCATGGTGGAACATGGAACGCCCTTGGAAAGCGTCTATCCCTATCCAGTGCAGGAGGATCAGTGGACGGTCATTGAACAGCCTGCCGGACAGCATTGGGATGCCCCGCGTTATACGATGGAGGATTGGTATTCCATACCGGTCAATGACGTGGAGACCACCCGCCGCGTTCTCCATGCCATCGGTGCGGTCACCATTGGCGTGAATTCCGACAGGGAGGAATGGCATGACTACCAGGGGGGTGTCCTCAACGACAATTTTCGCGTCCCCACGCAGGTGAACATAGCAGCCCTGGATCATGCGGTGGCATTGATCGGCTACAATGACGAGACCGGAGAAGATGGGCTAGGCTACTGGATACTGCGCAATTCCTGGAGCGAGGAATGGGGAGAGGACGGCTACATGCGTCTTCGCTACACAACCTCGATGTCCAACCTTTGGAGCTTCTATCTTATCGCGGAACCCTGGAGCGGCGAGAGTCTGCACCTCGTCAACACCGGCGATATCCAGGCGGTTCCCTGGAGCGCTGGAGGAACCTACAATGCTCATGGCGTCGATTTTTGGGGCGGAAAGGCCAGCAGCGTCGTCAACCAGGGCACGATTGGCGCCCATGCCCAGTCGGACGAGGCGCTGACAACGGCGCGCGGAATCTATCTCTGGGGCGGGCCCGGCGGTTCTGTCCGCAATGAAGGACTGATCACCGCATCGGCTTTCAGCCCGCAAGGACAGGCTGTTGCCTATGGGATCTGCCTGCAAGGAGGGGAAATCGTCAACCAGGGAACAGTAACGGCCGAGGCCGACAGTGATGCCAATTTCACCCTCTCCTATGGCATATGGGCCAGTAACGGCAAGAACGATTTGGTCATCGAGAACAGCGGCGAGATCGTGGCCCAAACAGGAGCGGACACGCTCAAGGGAAGCGCCGGGATATGGTCGGAAAACCATGGACGCACGCAGGTAACCAATTCGGGCAGCATTTCCGCGGTCTCCGGTGATTGGGCAATCGGCGTCGCCTTCATCAAGGGTCCAGGATGGCTGGAAAACAGCGGCACCATCACCGCGGTCGCTTCCTCTGTGCAGCCCCTGCTCGATTATCAGGGCGGTGTTGGTGTCTGGGCGAACACCCCCTCGGTCATCATCAACAGCGGCACGATCAGCGGTTACAACGCCTCCATTGCCAGCTACGATACCACCCGTCTCATCCTGCAAAGCGGTTCGGACCTGGTTGGGCCGGCGTGGATGGCAGGGGAGACCGACGTGGTGTTGCTCAATGGCAATGGCATGGAAAATGAGGTCTTCTATGGCGCCGAAACCTTGGTCATGCACGGGGTGGACTGGTCGCTCTCCGGCCATTCCACCTTTGGTGCGATCCAGGTCGAGCACGGACGACTGGGGATCGACGGCGTCATCGGCGGCGAGACCACTGTCGGCGCGCACGGCATCCTGGGCGGCAACGGCACCTTGACCGGCAACGTCACCAACCGGGGCACCGTGTCTCCCGGCCATTCCATCGGCCATCTGACCATCGACGGCAACTATACCCAGAGTTCCTCCGCCACCCTGGGTATGGAAATCGGTGCCGATCAAGCCGACCGTTTCACCGTCACCGGCACCGCCTCGCTCGACGGGACCCTGCTTCTCGTCCCGAACGGCTACACCAACGGCGGCAGCTTCTCCATGCTCGATGCCGGCAGCATCTCCGGTGTCTTTGACCGGGTGCAAGGCGCCGCCATTCTCGACACCGAGCTGCTGAGCCTCTCGCCCGGCAACCTGAGCCTGGAGGTCAGCCGCAACAGCTACACCAGCCTGGCCATCCCGCATAACAGCGGCTTGGCAACCAGCCTGGATAGGGTTCGCCCCTCGGCGGCCAACGATTTCGCCGACCTGCTTGACCGCCTCGACCTGGCCTTGACCACCAGCGCCCTCAACAACGCGTTGGCCGAGATGACCCCGCGCATTCACGGCCTGGCCACCACCCTGGCCCTCGACGATGCCCAGTCCCGTTTCGACAGCCTGCGCCGCCGCATGGAGCACTTCGATCCGTCGCCGGAGAGCAGCGACCGTGCGGGTGCGACCACTGCCTGGTTCGAGTTCCCCAGCCATCACAGCCGGTACGAAGCGGACGATGCCTCTTTCGGGGCGACAAAGAACGTTTACGGCCTGCTGTTCGGCCTGGAGCGCTCCACGGCCGATGGCCTGATCCTGGGCATGGCCGGCGCCCTCGGCGAGAGCCGCTACGAATCCGACAGCAGTGCCGACGAAGGGGAAAACAAAAGTCTGCACGCCTATCTCTACGGTTCCTGGAACGATCCCCTGACCCCGGGGGGCTGGCGGTTGGGCGCCGCGCTCGGCACCGGCCTGATCGACTTCGACGCCGACCGGTCACTGGCCTTTGCCGGCCGTGCAACCCACAGCGACCACGAGGGCCGCCTGTTCGGCGCCACTGTCCAGGGCGGCTACGACTGGGTGATCGGCAACTGGATCCTGGGGCCTTCCGTGGGTGGCGGCTGGGTGAGGCTCGACGAGGAAGGCTTCCAGGAATCCGGCGCCGACAGCGCCGATCTCTCCCTAGGCTCCCGGGCGAGCGATTCCCTGCTCGGCTTTGCCGGCGCCCGGATCGCCTATCCCTTCCAATGGAAGACCTTTGCCCTGGAACCGGAACTCAGGCTGCACTGGTGGCATGAGTTCAACCGCCACAGCGACGATCTGCAGTCCCAACTGGCTGGCGGCGGCGATATGTTCCTTACGCCCGGACGCGACCTGGCCGGTGACAGCCTGGTCATGGGCGCCGCGCTCGAGGCCCGCCTCTCGCCAAGCGCATTCGCCCATCTTGGCTACGACTGCACCCTGCAAAGCGACAACGGTGCCACCGACCATGCCCTCTCCCTGCGCCTCGCTTGGACCTTTTGA
- a CDS encoding Hsp20/alpha crystallin family protein, which translates to MELKKLAPWNWFKNEEEIEHTVPVKHEHKAPFYPQRHGDPMVQIHRDIDRLFDQFFRGFNLPAVGGFGAFPAFEGTAVLKPKVDLSATDSEYQLTVEIPGVSEKDVSVDIAAGALTIRGEKKQEKEDKEKNYYRIERSYGSFQRVLSLPEDVDQDNIKASFKNGVLFVTMPRKAMPKGEVKKVEITSGS; encoded by the coding sequence ATGGAACTGAAAAAACTGGCCCCCTGGAATTGGTTCAAGAACGAAGAGGAAATCGAGCATACCGTGCCGGTGAAACACGAACACAAGGCCCCCTTTTATCCACAACGGCACGGTGATCCAATGGTACAAATTCACCGCGACATCGATCGACTGTTCGATCAATTTTTCCGCGGCTTCAATCTGCCCGCCGTTGGCGGTTTCGGCGCTTTTCCCGCCTTTGAGGGCACGGCAGTACTCAAACCCAAGGTCGATCTGAGCGCCACCGACAGTGAGTATCAACTCACCGTCGAGATCCCCGGAGTGAGCGAAAAGGATGTGTCCGTGGATATCGCCGCCGGCGCCCTGACCATCAGGGGCGAAAAGAAACAGGAAAAAGAAGACAAGGAGAAGAACTACTACCGGATCGAGCGCAGTTACGGCTCGTTCCAGCGGGTACTGTCCCTGCCCGAGGACGTGGATCAGGATAACATCAAGGCCAGCTTCAAGAACGGCGTGCTGTTCGTCACCATGCCTCGCAAGGCCATGCCAAAGGGAGAGGTCAAGAAGGTGGAGATCACCTCTGGAAGTTAA
- a CDS encoding Hsp20/alpha crystallin family protein, with translation MSENTEVVTRKEQAGELVQQLPVVAPEVDIFENDSEILLYADMPGVIKDAIAINIDNGKMTLSGMRRLVTSGAAAWREFGEVEFRRTFSVPQSIDIEKVHAELSNGVLRLHLPKSEAAKPRQIEIKVG, from the coding sequence ATGAGCGAGAACACCGAGGTTGTCACCCGAAAAGAACAGGCAGGAGAACTTGTTCAACAGCTGCCGGTTGTCGCGCCCGAAGTGGATATTTTTGAAAACGACAGCGAGATTCTGCTCTATGCCGATATGCCCGGCGTGATCAAGGACGCCATAGCCATCAACATCGACAACGGCAAGATGACCCTGTCCGGCATGCGCCGGCTGGTGACCAGCGGCGCCGCTGCCTGGCGGGAATTTGGCGAGGTGGAATTCCGCCGGACGTTCTCCGTGCCGCAGAGCATTGATATCGAGAAAGTCCATGCCGAGCTCAGTAACGGTGTCTTGCGGCTCCATCTGCCCAAGTCAGAGGCCGCAAAGCCAAGGCAGATTGAAATCAAGGTCGGCTGA
- a CDS encoding Hsp20/alpha crystallin family protein gives MITRWNDIHQMMGAMDLFRNRMNNVFNEFDRAYNLGQGWVAADTFPRTNLSDTGDNLEIVVELPGVLKEDLQVKIQGNYLEISGARKSDTPDTFKIHRTERGTGSFSRSFTLPYEVDASKVEATLKDGLLKMTLPKSEAAKPRQISIN, from the coding sequence ATGATTACCCGATGGAATGACATTCATCAGATGATGGGGGCCATGGATCTGTTCCGCAACCGGATGAACAACGTATTCAATGAGTTCGACCGGGCCTACAATCTCGGCCAGGGATGGGTTGCCGCTGATACCTTTCCGCGCACCAATCTCAGCGATACCGGCGATAATCTGGAAATCGTCGTTGAACTGCCCGGAGTGCTGAAAGAGGATCTGCAGGTCAAGATTCAGGGCAACTATCTGGAAATCAGCGGAGCGCGCAAATCGGACACCCCCGACACCTTTAAAATCCATCGCACCGAACGGGGGACAGGATCCTTTTCCCGTAGCTTCACCCTGCCCTACGAGGTAGATGCTTCCAAAGTGGAAGCCACCTTGAAGGATGGCTTGCTCAAAATGACCCTCCCCAAGTCGGAAGCCGCCAAACCACGACAGATCAGTATCAATTGA
- a CDS encoding redox-sensing transcriptional repressor Rex, which translates to MENKTVRPIRKSEKGVPEPTLRRLPLYYRLLKQLREVGRSGVSCTMIGTELKLDATQVRKDIEMTGTVGRPKVGYDVNELICAIEKFLGWDISTEAFLVGAGSLGEALMGYPGFAECGLDIVAAFDVDPNKCHRVIHGKHVRHISKLPGLMRRMRVRFGIITVPASEAQQAADLLVEGGVLAIWNFAPAKIHVPDRVIVTNEDLYCSLAVLSQKMTRKLAESRSKGVSKS; encoded by the coding sequence ATGGAAAACAAGACAGTACGGCCGATCCGGAAGAGTGAAAAGGGCGTGCCGGAGCCGACACTGCGTCGTTTGCCGTTGTATTACCGCCTCTTGAAACAGTTGCGCGAGGTCGGTCGCTCCGGCGTCTCCTGCACCATGATCGGCACCGAACTCAAGCTCGATGCCACTCAGGTTCGCAAAGACATCGAGATGACCGGCACCGTGGGACGGCCGAAGGTGGGATACGATGTCAACGAGCTAATCTGCGCCATCGAAAAATTTCTCGGTTGGGACATCTCCACCGAGGCCTTTCTCGTCGGTGCGGGCAGCCTGGGGGAAGCGCTGATGGGCTACCCCGGCTTTGCCGAGTGCGGTCTTGATATCGTGGCCGCCTTCGATGTCGACCCGAACAAATGCCATCGGGTCATTCACGGCAAGCATGTCCGCCACATCAGCAAGCTGCCCGGCCTGATGCGCCGAATGCGCGTTCGTTTCGGGATTATCACTGTTCCCGCGTCCGAGGCCCAGCAGGCGGCCGACTTGCTGGTCGAGGGCGGGGTATTGGCCATTTGGAATTTTGCCCCGGCAAAGATACACGTGCCGGACCGTGTCATTGTGACCAACGAAGATCTGTACTGCTCGCTGGCCGTCCTGTCGCAAAAAATGACCAGGAAGCTGGCCGAGTCCCGTTCAAAAGGAGTATCCAAATCATGA
- a CDS encoding complex I 24 kDa subunit family protein, translating to MTTLEQDAVSQTPARRYEKVCTILEQHDNQPQRLIPILQAVQEEYRYLPEDVLTFVAAGLDVPPARVYGVATFYSHFALEPKGKYCIRLCDGTACHVKRSIPILEAIYKRLGLSSKRTTTEDMLFTVETVACLGACGLAPVVVINEEVHGQMTPEAAIQLINEIEEREKVS from the coding sequence ATGACCACACTTGAGCAGGATGCCGTATCGCAAACGCCTGCGCGCCGTTACGAAAAAGTTTGCACGATCCTTGAACAGCACGACAACCAACCACAACGACTGATTCCTATCCTTCAAGCCGTCCAGGAGGAGTACCGCTATCTGCCCGAAGACGTGCTCACTTTTGTCGCCGCCGGCCTTGATGTGCCGCCGGCGCGTGTCTACGGCGTGGCTACCTTCTATTCCCACTTCGCCCTCGAACCCAAGGGCAAGTACTGCATCCGCTTGTGCGACGGCACCGCCTGCCATGTCAAACGTTCCATTCCCATCCTGGAGGCCATCTACAAGCGGCTGGGCCTGTCCAGCAAGCGCACCACCACCGAGGACATGCTGTTCACCGTGGAGACCGTCGCTTGTCTCGGCGCCTGCGGCCTGGCGCCGGTGGTGGTGATCAACGAGGAGGTGCATGGCCAGATGACGCCTGAAGCAGCCATTCAACTCATCAACGAGATCGAGGAGCGGGAGAAGGTATCATGA
- a CDS encoding NADH-ubiquinone oxidoreductase-F iron-sulfur binding region domain-containing protein gives MNTMQQTVNNADPLMGAQRRVVICAGTGCVANGAMKVHAAFQQRMAEKNLPFVLELREENDNSGKTAFTRSGCQGFCQMGPLVTVLPENILYTQVKPADIDEIIETSLIGGGVVERLLYSEPGNGHACKGTDDIPFYTRQQRFVLGDCGTIDPESIDEYLRNGGYEAAKKAFLQMSPEAICTEISESGLRGRGGGGFPTGRKWEAARRQAGDKKYVICNADEGDPGAFMNRSVMEGNPHSVIEGLMIAARAIGADETLVYVRAEYPLAVERMRRAVKDATARGILGENVFGSGLNISCEIMEGAGAFVCGEETAMIASIEGQRGMPRPKPPFPAQSGLWGKPTIINNVETLAHAVRIVREGAIRFRQLGTPGSPGTKTFALTGHVANTGLIEVPFGTTLREIVHNIGGGVTKSDGSIDPTGFKAVQIGGPSGGCLTQEHLDLPMDFDSLRTVGAMVGSGGLVAMNQDTCMVSVARFFMEFTQRESCGKCVLCREGTRQMLALMDDIIEGRADETTLPLLRELAVAVQKGSLCGLGKTAPNPVLSTLRHFPEEYEAHVRDKVCPAGQCKALLKPWINAEKCKGCGKCAKKCPVEAISGELKQPHVIDQDKCIKCGACLQSCKFGAVEGLQGGQA, from the coding sequence ATGAACACCATGCAACAAACAGTGAATAATGCCGACCCGTTGATGGGTGCCCAACGACGGGTGGTGATCTGCGCCGGCACCGGCTGCGTCGCCAACGGCGCCATGAAGGTCCATGCCGCCTTTCAGCAGCGGATGGCCGAGAAGAATCTACCCTTTGTCCTCGAACTCCGGGAAGAAAACGACAATAGCGGCAAGACCGCCTTCACCCGCAGCGGCTGTCAGGGGTTCTGTCAGATGGGGCCGCTGGTGACGGTCCTGCCGGAGAACATCCTCTACACCCAGGTCAAACCGGCCGATATCGACGAAATCATCGAGACCAGCCTGATCGGCGGCGGGGTCGTCGAGCGGCTGTTGTACAGCGAGCCAGGCAACGGGCACGCGTGCAAGGGCACCGACGACATCCCCTTCTACACCCGCCAGCAGCGGTTCGTGCTCGGCGACTGCGGCACCATCGATCCGGAAAGCATTGACGAATACCTGCGCAACGGCGGCTATGAGGCGGCCAAGAAGGCTTTTCTGCAGATGTCGCCCGAGGCGATCTGCACCGAGATCTCCGAATCCGGCCTGCGCGGCCGAGGCGGCGGCGGCTTTCCCACCGGCCGCAAGTGGGAGGCGGCCCGCCGTCAGGCAGGAGACAAGAAGTATGTCATCTGTAACGCCGACGAGGGCGACCCCGGTGCGTTCATGAACCGCAGCGTCATGGAGGGCAACCCCCACAGCGTCATCGAAGGTCTGATGATCGCCGCCCGGGCCATCGGCGCCGACGAGACCCTGGTCTATGTGCGCGCCGAGTATCCGTTGGCGGTCGAACGCATGCGGCGTGCGGTCAAGGATGCCACCGCCCGTGGCATTCTCGGCGAAAACGTCTTTGGTTCCGGACTCAACATCAGCTGCGAGATCATGGAAGGGGCGGGTGCCTTTGTCTGCGGCGAGGAGACGGCGATGATCGCCTCCATCGAGGGGCAGCGCGGCATGCCCCGGCCCAAGCCGCCGTTTCCGGCGCAAAGCGGTTTGTGGGGCAAGCCGACCATCATCAACAACGTCGAGACCCTCGCCCACGCGGTACGCATTGTCCGCGAAGGGGCCATCCGTTTCCGCCAACTGGGCACCCCTGGTTCCCCGGGCACCAAGACTTTTGCCCTCACCGGCCATGTGGCCAACACCGGTCTGATCGAGGTGCCGTTTGGCACCACCCTGCGGGAGATCGTCCACAACATCGGCGGCGGCGTCACCAAGAGTGACGGCAGCATCGATCCTACCGGGTTCAAGGCGGTGCAGATCGGCGGGCCTTCGGGCGGCTGTCTGACCCAGGAGCACCTCGATCTGCCCATGGATTTCGACTCCTTGCGCACCGTGGGCGCCATGGTGGGCAGCGGCGGCCTGGTGGCCATGAACCAGGACACCTGCATGGTGTCGGTGGCCCGGTTCTTCATGGAGTTCACCCAGCGCGAGAGCTGCGGCAAGTGCGTGCTCTGCCGGGAGGGTACCCGCCAGATGCTGGCCCTGATGGACGACATCATCGAGGGGCGGGCCGACGAGACCACCCTGCCGCTGCTCAGGGAACTGGCCGTGGCGGTGCAGAAGGGCTCGCTGTGCGGCCTGGGCAAGACCGCGCCCAATCCGGTGCTCTCCACCCTGCGTCATTTTCCGGAAGAGTACGAGGCTCATGTCCGCGACAAGGTCTGTCCGGCCGGTCAGTGCAAGGCCCTACTCAAGCCGTGGATCAATGCCGAGAAGTGCAAGGGCTGCGGCAAGTGCGCCAAGAAATGCCCGGTGGAGGCGATCAGCGGCGAACTCAAACAGCCGCATGTGATCGATCAGGACAAGTGTATCAAGTGCGGGGCCTGCCTGCAGTCCTGCAAATTCGGGGCAGTCGAGGGATTGCAAGGAGGTCAGGCATGA
- a CDS encoding [FeFe] hydrogenase, group A: protein MMKTKTAALTIDGRKVAIEGEKNLLELVRKAGIDLPTFCYHSDLSVYGACRLCLVDVEGRGILGACSTPPEPGLVVRTNTEELREIRKISVELLLANHDRECTSCVRSGSCQLQDIARRLGITKIRYRSIHQPKPVDTSSPSLIRDPNKCVLCGDCVRFCDEIQSIGAIDFAFRGHDAMVLPAFGHDLGTTECVNCGQCASVCPTGALAPASEIDAVWKAIHDPNTVVVAQIAPAVRVAIGEQFGLEYGLNTTGQVVAAMKRMGFNIVYDTSFTADLTVVEEAGEFMARKTNGERLPLFTSCCPGWVKFAEQYFPQLLGNLSSCRSPQQMMGSMVKHTLPAQLGRERKDVVMVSIMPCTAKKFEAKRPEFKTGGSPDVDFVLTTQELARMIEESGLSLNKLNPASFDMPMGFKTGAGVIFGNSGGVTEAVLRYAVGKITGQNPVDPEFEEIRGEESLRVIRTEVGGLELKLAIVHGLGKAREVMHQILDGSLIVDLVEVMACPGGCIGGAGQPVGRDIAERRRARTEWLYNTDRLLDLHCSQENHFVNECYQKYLGEPGSRESHRLLHTHYHHRRRTGSEELALAKAKESGDGVLTVRVCAGTGCFLRNSQAIIQGLMKHVEANDLDDKVQVQASFCFEMCGEGPNVAVGDTIINHATLDVVINAVHAELAQMASGQMQADAC from the coding sequence ATGATGAAGACGAAAACCGCCGCCCTCACCATTGACGGCCGCAAGGTGGCCATCGAGGGCGAGAAGAACCTGTTGGAGCTGGTGCGCAAGGCGGGCATCGACCTGCCCACCTTCTGTTATCACTCCGACCTGAGCGTTTACGGCGCCTGCCGCCTCTGTCTGGTCGACGTCGAGGGCCGCGGCATTCTCGGCGCCTGTTCGACCCCGCCGGAGCCGGGGTTGGTGGTGCGCACCAACACCGAGGAGCTGCGCGAGATCCGCAAGATTTCAGTGGAACTGCTCCTGGCCAATCACGACCGGGAGTGCACCAGCTGCGTGCGCAGCGGCTCCTGTCAGTTGCAGGACATCGCCCGCCGGCTGGGGATCACCAAGATCCGCTACCGCTCCATCCACCAGCCCAAACCGGTGGATACCTCCAGTCCGTCGCTGATCCGTGATCCCAACAAGTGCGTGCTCTGCGGCGACTGTGTCCGCTTCTGCGATGAGATTCAGAGTATCGGCGCCATCGATTTCGCTTTCCGGGGTCACGATGCCATGGTGCTGCCTGCCTTTGGCCATGATCTCGGCACCACCGAGTGCGTCAACTGCGGTCAGTGTGCCTCGGTCTGCCCCACCGGCGCCCTGGCACCGGCCTCGGAGATCGATGCGGTGTGGAAGGCGATCCACGATCCCAACACCGTGGTGGTGGCTCAGATCGCCCCGGCGGTGCGGGTGGCCATCGGCGAGCAGTTCGGTCTGGAGTACGGGCTCAACACCACCGGCCAGGTGGTGGCGGCCATGAAGCGGATGGGGTTTAACATCGTCTACGACACCAGCTTCACCGCCGACCTCACCGTGGTCGAGGAGGCGGGTGAGTTCATGGCCCGCAAGACCAACGGCGAGCGATTGCCGCTGTTCACCAGCTGTTGCCCGGGCTGGGTCAAGTTTGCCGAGCAGTATTTCCCGCAGCTCTTGGGTAACCTCAGCTCCTGCCGTTCGCCGCAGCAGATGATGGGGTCCATGGTCAAGCACACCCTGCCGGCGCAGCTCGGTCGGGAGCGCAAGGATGTGGTCATGGTGTCGATCATGCCCTGCACGGCCAAGAAGTTCGAGGCCAAACGGCCGGAGTTCAAGACCGGTGGCTCGCCGGACGTGGATTTCGTCCTCACCACCCAGGAACTGGCGAGGATGATCGAGGAGTCGGGTCTGAGCCTCAACAAGCTCAATCCGGCCAGCTTCGACATGCCCATGGGTTTCAAGACCGGTGCCGGGGTCATCTTCGGCAACTCCGGCGGCGTCACCGAGGCAGTGCTGCGTTATGCGGTGGGCAAGATCACCGGCCAGAACCCGGTCGATCCTGAGTTCGAGGAGATCCGCGGCGAAGAGTCGCTACGCGTCATCCGCACCGAGGTCGGCGGCCTGGAGCTGAAACTGGCCATTGTCCACGGCCTGGGCAAGGCCCGCGAGGTGATGCACCAGATTCTCGACGGCTCGCTGATCGTCGATCTGGTCGAGGTCATGGCCTGTCCGGGCGGCTGCATCGGCGGCGCCGGCCAGCCGGTGGGCCGCGACATCGCCGAACGGCGGCGGGCGCGTACCGAATGGCTGTACAACACCGACCGGTTGCTCGATCTGCACTGCTCGCAGGAGAACCACTTCGTGAACGAGTGCTATCAGAAGTACTTGGGCGAACCGGGCAGTCGCGAGTCCCATCGTCTGCTCCATACCCACTACCACCACCGCCGCCGCACCGGCAGCGAGGAACTGGCCCTGGCCAAGGCCAAGGAGAGCGGCGACGGCGTGCTGACCGTGCGGGTCTGCGCCGGCACCGGCTGCTTTCTGCGCAACTCCCAGGCCATTATCCAGGGCCTGATGAAACATGTCGAGGCCAACGACCTCGACGACAAGGTCCAGGTGCAGGCTTCCTTCTGCTTCGAGATGTGCGGCGAGGGACCCAATGTGGCGGTGGGCGACACCATCATCAACCACGCCACCCTGGATGTGGTGATCAACGCCGTCCATGCCGAACTGGCACAGATGGCCTCGGGCCAGATGCAGGCCGACGCCTGCTGA